Below is a window of Desulfovermiculus halophilus DSM 18834 DNA.
CTGGGTCTGCAGGCTGCGGTCAGTGGCGATCTGGGTGGCAAAAAACTTTATTTCCGGAGCATAGAGCAAGGTCTCGTCATTCGCAACACCGGGGACAACCTTGTTCAGCTTGTGGATGCCTTCGACGATATTGGTCAAGATCCGTTCCGGAAGGGCCATGGCGATGTCGCCGCAGACAACGGCATTCAGTGTGGGCCGGATGTAGCCTTTTTCGATCCTGGACCACGTGCTCCTTCTGCCCCGTTTGAGATCTCCAAGACGCTGCAGTATCGGCTTTCCGCCTCCGATCAGGGAGGCCAGCCTGGCTATGGACTCGCCATAGGCCTGATTGTCGGTGATGGGTTCGGTGAGCACCACCTTGGACAAAAAGGCAAAGTTGGAGTTTTCCGATTTGTCCTGGACATAGGCATGGCCGTTGACGCAAACAAAGCGCTGGTAGTTCTCCTGGGTGACATACCCCCCGGGGTTGGTGCAGAAGGTCCGGGTCTGATCATCGTATTTTCCGGTCTGGATAAAAAATGTCGGATCGTAAATAATATCTGTTACATCCTGCAGGATATCTCTGTGCACTTCAACCCGCACCCCGACCTCGATGCCCCGCTGATTGCGGCCTATTTGGTGCTGGTCGGCCAGAGAGTTCATCCATTCCGCCCCGCCCCGCCCGGGGGCCAGGATCACCCAGCGGGCGGAGAGGGTCTCTCCGCTGCTGAGGGAGACACCGTGAACCTGCCCGTTGTCCACGGTCAGACTGGTCACGTTGGTTGCACTTCGGATTGTTACCCCCTGCTCCATTGTCT
It encodes the following:
- a CDS encoding NAD(P)/FAD-dependent oxidoreductase encodes the protein MTSQTYDVIIVGGGPAGLFAAYYLSTHTSLRVVLIDKGRMPWERKCPINDSHTCARCQPCNVLCGLGGAGLFSDGKLNFIPKLGKTDLLQFMSWNEATELIQETESIFNHMDMDAEVYPTNMDQAKNLRKEARKEGIELLLIRQKHLGSDNLPRHIGTMVQKTMEQGVTIRSATNVTSLTVDNGQVHGVSLSSGETLSARWVILAPGRGGAEWMNSLADQHQIGRNQRGIEVGVRVEVHRDILQDVTDIIYDPTFFIQTGKYDDQTRTFCTNPGGYVTQENYQRFVCVNGHAYVQDKSENSNFAFLSKVVLTEPITDNQAYGESIARLASLIGGGKPILQRLGDLKRGRRSTWSRIEKGYIRPTLNAVVCGDIAMALPERILTNIVEGIHKLNKVVPGVANDETLLYAPEIKFFATQIATDRSLQTQISNLYVAGDGAGVAGNIVAAAATGLIPAKAIAGQALGE